A region of the Sodalis ligni genome:
CGTGGAACGTCAGCGAGTAGTATCTGAAGAGATCCAGTCCGTAGGATATGATGTTGCCCATCGCATGCTTGAAATAAAATTTCAAACCATCGGCGTATATCAATATCCGGGGTTTCTTTGAGCGTTTATCACTCCTTGATGGAAGCCCCATCAAAACCGAGTGTTTTAAAAACCTGATCAAACATAGGTACCTTTGCCGAAAAGTCGGTTGATTCCACCCTTAAGCGGAGGTTCAAGCTCGGCGTTGTTGGTAAACCGAATGTCTTCTCTCCAATTTTATTTCTTTGAAGTCATTGGGCCTCACCCTGGCCCATTTTTTATCTATTCGAAAAGCGCCGCAGCCCTATTCATCAGGCAATGGTAATGGTTTTGTCCAGATAAACATCCTGCACTGCATTAATCAGGGCCACACCATCTTTCATAGACCGTTTGAATGCTTTACGTCCCATAATCATACCCATGCCGCCGGCCCGCTTATTGATGACCGCCGTCCGAACGGATTCCGCCATATCGGTCGCGCCTGCCGACGCGCCGCCGGAGTTAATCAGGCCGGCGCGGCCCATATAGCAGTTAGCTAATTGATAACGCACCAGGTCGATGGGATTATCCGATGTCAGCGTACTATAAACCCGTTCATCGGTATAACCGAAGTTGATGGCTTTATACCCGCCGTTGTTCTCGGCCATCTTCTGCTTAACGATATCGGCGCCAAGGGTGGCGGCAAGATGATTGGCCTGACCGGTCAAATCGGCGCTGGTATGATAATCCACCCCGTCTTTTTTAAAGGCTGAGTTGCGCAAATAGGCCCACAATACTGTAACCAGGCCCAATTCATGAGCGCGGGCAAACGCGGCGGAGACTTCTTCTATCTGCCGGCGGGACTCCTCCGAGCCAAAATAGATGGTGGCGCCTACCGCTACCGCCCCCAAATCAAATGCCTGAACGACGCTGGCATAAAGGGTTTGGTCGTATTGAGTGGGATAGCTGAGGGTTTCGTTATGATTAATTTTGACCAAAAACGGGATACGGTGAGCATAACGGCGTGAGACCGCCGCCAGCACGCCGTAGGTTGAGGCGACGCAGTTACAGCCGGCTTCCAACGCCAGTTCAACGATGTTCTTCGGATCAAAATACAGCGGATTAGCGGCAAACGACGCACCGGCGGAATGTTCGACTCCCTGATCCACCGGCAGGATGGAGAGATAGCCGGTACCCGCCAGGCGGCCGGTATTGAACATCGTTTGCATATTGCGCAGGACCACGGGCGAACGGACATTGTCCATCATTACCCTGTCGACATAATCGCTGCCCGGCAGGCACAGATGTTCGGCGGGGATAGTGGTACAGCGGTGTTCCAGCAGCGTTGCGGCGTCTTTACCCAAAAGTGATGAAATATCGGTCATGTGATAGCCTCCTTTGATTGATACTAAAGTACGGCATAAAACTGTCGAAGAGTCATAACGGGGAAAACGTTCGCAACGGGAAATTTTCCCTGCTAAGCAGAGCAATCCTAGTTCCGATTGCCGCCGGTTGCCATAAATAGTTCGTAAGCGCCGATGTCTCGGCAGCGGCATTTAAGGGCCGGCCTCGGTCCCGACCTATGACTGCAAGTTAGCCGGCAGGTGCATTTTTAGCGGTAATTCCTCTTGCCATGAATTAAAATTTCATTCATAAACAATATTTTATAACAAGGTTTTTTATACCAGCCCACCCTCTGAGGGTTTGACCGCGCGGGCAAAAAAGCACAGGGAATAACGACATAAATATAAATACAAATGCCATGGATGAGGCCGTTCTGGCACTGCTCTATCTTACGCTCCATGACTATGACCGGGCCTGGAAGGGCCATGACTGGGATGCAATGGACCGCCTCTACGAGCGAGGTTTTATCTGCAATCCCGCCAATAAGACAAAATCCGTTGTGTTTACCGAAGAGGGCTTGCGTGAATCCAAGCGTCTTTTCGAACGCTATTTCGTGATTGCCGATAATAAAGGCGAATAAACGGAATTTTTCGTTCAGGCCTGCGCCGCGTCCCGCCAGAGTTTGCCCGTGAGAAGAAATGACGCGGGGAAGAATGTCGTTCCCACTCGGGATAGCTGAAGAATAAGCATTCAGCGCATGGCAGTAACATGCTCACCGCGACCGTATGGGGGAGCCAGTCAGGGGCGAGAAAAAAAAGGTCTCACCCCTATAGAGGATAAGTGATAAAGGCATCATTATCCCGCCGACGAAACGTTAACCGCCGAATGCGCCGCAATGCCCTGAATATGCCT
Encoded here:
- the fbaB gene encoding class I fructose-bisphosphate aldolase, which encodes MTDISSLLGKDAATLLEHRCTTIPAEHLCLPGSDYVDRVMMDNVRSPVVLRNMQTMFNTGRLAGTGYLSILPVDQGVEHSAGASFAANPLYFDPKNIVELALEAGCNCVASTYGVLAAVSRRYAHRIPFLVKINHNETLSYPTQYDQTLYASVVQAFDLGAVAVGATIYFGSEESRRQIEEVSAAFARAHELGLVTVLWAYLRNSAFKKDGVDYHTSADLTGQANHLAATLGADIVKQKMAENNGGYKAINFGYTDERVYSTLTSDNPIDLVRYQLANCYMGRAGLINSGGASAGATDMAESVRTAVINKRAGGMGMIMGRKAFKRSMKDGVALINAVQDVYLDKTITIA
- a CDS encoding DUF6429 family protein, whose product is MDEAVLALLYLTLHDYDRAWKGHDWDAMDRLYERGFICNPANKTKSVVFTEEGLRESKRLFERYFVIADNKGE